The genome window CAGTCCGCGTCTCACACCTCATACCTGCGCTGAAGGTAACGCTGGGATTCCTGTGTGAGGGtaaaataaagctttatttaaacTGACACTGATGATTTCTGTAAAGTGTCGAGCTGTAAAGTTTTAGCTTTAAGAGTGAGTTGTAAAGTTTTAGCTGTAAAGAGTGAGCTGTAAAGTTTTAGCTTTAAGAGTGAGCTGTAAAGAGTGAGCTGTAAAGATTGAGCTGTAAAGTTTTAGCTGTAAAGTGTGAGCTGTAAAGAGTGAGCGGTAAAGTTTTAGCTTTAAGAGTGAGCTGTAAAGTGTGAGTTGTAAAGTGTGATCTGTAAAGTTTTAGTTGTAAAGTGTGAGCTGTAAAGTGTGAGCTGTAAAGTGTGAGTTGTAAAGAGTGTGCTGTAAAGAGTGAGCTGTAAAGAGTGAGCTGTAAAGAGTGAGCTGTAAAGTGTGAGCTGTAAAGTGTGAGTTGTAAAGTGTGAGCTGTAAAGTGTGAGTTGTAAAGTGTGAGCTGTAAAGTGTGAGTTGTAAAGTGTGAGCTGTAAAGAGTGTGCTGTAAAGAGTGAGCTGTAAAGAGTGAGCTGTAAAGTTGTTTAGAGTAAACAGACTCAGCCTCAGTGGAACACTTCAGTAGTCACTGACCTTTACAGCTTTACAGTCTCTCTAAACCCAGATAATAACACCCAGCTCTAGATCAAGAGATCAAACTCCCCCTGACTTGCAGTTTCCTCCGTTAAAGGAGATAAATGAAGAGGAAACTCTATCCCGCGCTGCTCCGCGGCTCCAGCTGATTaaactgtaaacaaaaacaagcaggcTAACCGCCGCTGCTAGCCGGACTAGCCTCACTGCTACACTGCATTCCCCCTCACTGCGGATAAAGTTCATGCTgtcactcatcacacacacactaactccaCACTCGAACCCGAGCTCAGCCGGACCGCGGCGGATTAAAGGCCGTCTCGAGCTCTGCGCCGAGTTTTATTCCATATAAACAACACAGAGTCTTACCAAAACTGCTGCTAGCGAGCGCTACAGCCCTCCACCCGTATTCCGACAAATCCCGCCTCCTCAACAGGACGCGAGCGGCGATTGGACAGTACAACCGCTAACCTGTAAGATTGATCGGCAAACGCCAACTAATAACCAATCCGCTTGAGGAGGCGGGAGGCCACTAGCCAATCATAGAGCGAAGGCAGGTACGTGTCTCAAAACGGttaggggaagaaaaaaaaacacaactaagACTTGCAGCAGTGGTAATCCGTTCACTGGTGCAACTGACATATACTTCCGGGTGGAAACCGAACATTTTAAAGTAGGGCTGTCCAAACATTTTTCAATGGGGCCGTAATACCACATCAAACTATTACCAAAATATTACTGATGCAAAATACtaatatgaaaaaaacaaataaacacagagacTCGTATTTACAGCGAAATCGAACGGTGTATTTGTTTCCAGCTGTTTTGTATTCGCTCCTTTTCACTGTTAACTTTGTGCTTGTTATCTGTAGTGAGGGCTAAATTCCATCCAGTAAATTCAGTTACATGTGTGTAATCAGAGAAATAAAAAGGCTCTTAAATTTTAGCTAACAGTGTTAAACATAACCTGCTGCCACTGTTTTATCCCGCGGGACACCGATCTCACTCTGACAGAGAAGCAGCGATAGCGTTAGCATCCGTCCGAGCCGCAGCTAAACTCGCTACATAAAGGCTCACTCTGACCCAAACCCGTTTCACTGTAATGAAATAATCATCGTTTTTATTCACTAACTATAACTAACCATATAAACGGGTTGGTTTggcaacattttaaataaaactgcagggaaaaacacattaaaaattcaCCGGTCGCGAATACAGAAGTGTAACACTTATTAACCAATCAGAGCGCAGAACGTGATGGATGTCGGAATACGGGTGGGAGCCTCGCAAATGTGCTCAAGTCAACATTCAAAATCTGTGGAGTTACTAATGTTAATATCTGTAACTCCTTCAGTGATGCATCTCGCAGGAATATATCAACGTTCTGTGCCTGACAATAAGattaacataaatattaaagtaaaactcacatttaaattttatgttAGCGATACGTATAGTATGAGGGTCGTAGCGAGTACTTACTACACttactggaaaaaataaaaacacctccAAGAGTAATATTTAACTGGTGTGACACACAAAATCTTCCGGTTAGAAACTGTTCTGTTTTGGAAAAAATCCCCAAGACGTGTGTAAAAGCTGAATTTTCAGAATTCTTGAATGTTTAAGTTATGTAATATATAATTGTAGAATAAACTTGAACATTGTATACGAAATATAACATATATCGctcatttatttgttgatttTAATAGCTTATAAATGTTAGGGTGCGTGTGTCAGTTAATACAACAGCGAGTGAAATATATTTTGTCTCTTTGTTCAAGTTTTTGGAGTGAAATTAAAATTAgcacagtactgtgcaataatttattaattaaaaaaaaaagaattagagTATTGAAAATGATTTAGCTagtcaaaaatgaataaaaactagTAAATCATTCACTTGTGCagctcacaaaaacatgctaagAATTCACTGGTCGCGAATGCGGAAGTGTAAcgctaatcagccaatcagagcgcagAATGTCGGAATACGGGTGGGAGAAAATGGTGAGCAGGAAGCCTTCATCGGTGCATCTAAGACAATATTCCGGGTAGAAACGTATTGGTTTATTTAAACGTCTGAAATCTTTGGATGTTTCAAGATAACTGTTTATTAAACCGCGTTGGATCCTCGTTGTGTTAAAGGCAATATTTAATCAAAATTCCAGGTTTTTAGTTAAAATATCAGCGCAAACTCTGTGGAGTTACTAACGGTTAAATTGTTATATGGTTTCATTAGTAAATCTTTCGCTGGTGTAACACAAAAAATGGTTTGTTTTGAATATGACGGCGTTTTGTGCCTCACAGTAAGTTTAacgtaaatatttaattaaaccCCACGTTTATATTTTATGTTAGTGACAACTGTTGAGGGGTCTTAGCAATTACTTGCTACTTTTATTGGAAacaattagaaaataaataaataaataaataaaaacttccaTTAGGTGATATTTAACTGGTGCGTCTCACAAAATCTTCCGGTTGGAAACTGTTCTGTTTTGAATAAGTTCCTAAAACATGTGTGTATAAAAGCTGAATATTCAGAATTCTTGACCATTATTTAaacttatataataaataattgcagaataaaaataaaatggacactgtatatgaaatataaaatatattgctAATTTCTTGGTTGATTTGATCTTAATAGCTTATAAATGTTAGGTTGCATAGGTGGGTAAATACAGCAGAGAGTGAAGTATATTTTGTCTCTTTGTTAAAGTTCTTGGAGTGAAATTAAAATCAGAACAGTACATTTCCTCtagaatcatttatttatttaaaaaaaaaaactattcaatTAATTAGTTAAAAACAAACTAACATAAAAACTAGTAATCCTTCACCGGTGCAGCTTACAACATGCTCCGGATAGAAACAAACGTTCCTTGacatacatgcacaaacaaaaGTTATTGttaatcataaaatatataacgTTTTATTACATCTAGAAGTTAATTGGCCATAGATGTATACTTTGCTCTTAatagtttataataataataaaaaaaggcataTACCATATTTAGAACAGATAAGTCCTCAGGAAAACAttatataatcataataataataataataataaaccatggTAGTTAATTATATACTTTCTTACACTGAGAACTTGGTGCTCTGGCATCATTTTGAATAAAACTGCAGCCTCGatacactaaaaaaaatgtcactggTCGCGAATACGGAAGTGTAAagctaatcagccaatcagagctcaGAACGCGCCATATGGCGGAATATGGGTGGGAGAAAATGATGCGAAGGAAGTCTACATTGGTGCAGCTCTCAAAGTATTTCGTGTAGAAACATGGCGGTGTATTTAAAACGCCTGAAGTGTCCACATCTTTCAAGATAATTGTTTGTAAAACGACATTAGACCCGCGCGAAAAGAGTCTAAGTTTAATCAAATCCCACGTTTTAGACAAATATCAAAGCATAAATATTatcaaaaatgtatattttattggtAACAAATTCTGTCATCTTACATAAATATGTAATTACATCCCACATTGTAATTTAAATTCGCCTAGAGAATAAGGAGAGatcttaatatttattaactgcttttgttaaaataaataaataaaaatacacaataacTTACCTTAACCACTTCTAGCTGGTGCGTCTCACAAAATCGTCCGGTTTGAAACAGTTTTAAACAGGCTTTTCGAAGGCATACGTGTGTAAAAGTTTAACATTCGGAACTGATCATAAAAATTTACTCGTGTAATGTATAGTTGCATAACACAATATGTACAAATTAtactaaatgtaaaaatatatttatggctAATGTATATGTATTGTAATCGATTTTAATAGCTTAATGATAACTAGCATTTGTGGGGTAATACAACACGCAGTAAAACACAAGCTGTTTCTCTAGTGCGTGAGATCAAAACTAAATCCACgttagaattttatttaaacacaatacattaaacagtataaaggaaaaaaaattctttattgaaTTATGGAAAACTTGCTACGACCACTAAACCTTCACGAGTGCAGCTAACACATTGTTCCGGGTAGAAACAAGCGGCAGATGTAGGTATAAAAGCAATTGGTTTGGAACTCATAAGTCACAGTCTCTCacatatataaatgtacaatataaagtacataacatttttttttacatgtagatgtacacatttaatttaatagtttattaaatattagGTACCATATTTGGATCAGATCAACAGTCAGtcaaaaaaatacttttctttatttaattatctTTATTTAAGTATCTTTATCGTTTGAGTCAGCCACGTAATTAAGATTAACTTTTAATTTAATaacgaaacaaaaaataaagttattatttacCTTTCCCTTTACCGAGAGTGTCATTTGTGCAGGAAAGATTCACGGCTATTAGAAATCCTTAATTGGTGCATCTCACAAATTCTTCCGTGTAGAAACAGGTCTGATTTTGTTAAACATTCTAATAGTTTACTGTTAGAATCCGTTTTagggctacacacacacacacacacacacacacacacacacacacttctctgagCATGATTGTGGGACGCTAAATGAAGgaatataacatataaaaataaatgtagacAAGAGATAAAGAATATATAGTTTCCATTTGGTCATAAAAAGAAACcgcaattaaacaaattaaatgtaagAATTTCGctgttttcttcttcacatatgagagtttattatttgttttgaaaGGAAACCAATATCCTGATGACGTCACTGGGTGAAAAACGTCACCGCTGAAGAATGCGGCTTTGTGCGCATGTTCAGGCTTTAACCGGAAGTAGTTAATCCCAGGCAGGTTCCAGGGCCCGAAAGCGTTGGGAAGGATTTCTATGGTAAAGCACCgtgtttttcctctttatttGACAGTATTGACACTGACCGTGTTGTAGTTTAATCACGataacatttttaatctttGTGTAGTTAGTTTGAGCGGTGTAACTCTTCCTCCAGGCGGTTTGGAGCAGCTGCGTTTGATATTTCACTGGCGCTTTAACGAACAGCGCCGCCGCCAGTTTTCTGCTGTTTGTAAATTGTTTCTCGCAGTAAATACGTTTAAAGTTCTTCTACAGCTAACGATGAATTATATACaccattattattcatttttgtttggcgtttattatttttcctccaCCTGTATTTCAACAAGTCCCGCCTGCTAGGTGAGGATTGGCTAATAGTTAAAACGTGACACGGAACTGTCCAATCAGCGGACAGGTCAGGTCTCCGACGCACGCCAGGAGGTGCGGCTTGTCGGAATGCGGGTGGTTAAAACACTAACGCGGTAAAGCGCTAAGAAGGGGTTGGTAATGATGCAGGTGGGTTTAACAGCTCTGTAACCAGAAGAGACTGAAATGTTCGATAAGTTAAACgttatatatactttatatattgtAATGTGTGTTATTGATAAATATACTTGAGcatctttttttgttaaacatgtAATACAATGAGATGAACATGGCACTGCTGTTAAAGGTCATATTAAACACACTTCCTGCCTCTCCCCTGTTATCACATCCGGGCAGATTACAGCTCGGTTTCCCCTGTAgtcatcactgtgtgtgtgtctgtgagaaaCAGGAAGAGATGTCAGGAGAGAGTGCTGTGAGCTCGGCTGTGCCGGCCGCGACGACCCGGACCACCTCGTTCAAGGGGTCGAGTCCGAGCTCCAAGTACGTGAAGCTGAACGTGGGCGGAGCTCTTTACTACACCACCATGCAGACCCTCACCAAGCAGGACACCATGCTGAAGGCCATGTTCAGCGGCCGCATGGAGGTGCTCACCGACAGCGAAGGTACTCCTGTTTACTCCCGCGCTCGcgtattctcacacacacacacacacacacacacacacacacacagcagttccATGATGAAACCATCCGTTAAACGCTTCGAGAGGAGGTGACGCTCTCGTACGCTCTGTGTCTCCCTGTAGGCTGGATCCTGATCGACCGATGCGGGAAACACTTCGGCACCGTGCTGAATTACCTGCGTGACGGCGTGGTGCCTCTGCccgagagcaggagagagacagaggagctGCTGGCCGAAGCCAAGTACTACCTGGTGCAGGGGTTAGTGGACGAGTGTCAGGCCGCGCTGCAGGTAACACTAACTCACACCTTTACACAACAGACTGTTGAAGTTATAAGTTTGTCACTAGAACACTTTGTACGtcttaatctttatttataaaaatccTTCTAGAACAAAGATGCCTACGAGCCCTTCTGCAAAGTTCCGTTAGTGACCTCCCCTAAAGAAGAGCAGAAGCTCATCGCCACGTCAAATAAGGTACAGCGAGACTCCCGTTCTTCCTTTTCAACGGCGTAGAAAACGATAACGAAGTTTGATCTGTTTGTTCGCAGCCTACCGTTAAACTCCTGTACAACAGAAGCAACAATAAGTACTCCTACACCAGGTGAGTGTGAGCGTGACGTTTACGTGAACATTTACCTCGGAGTAACGGGTCAGGGTTCAGGTGTGTAAACCCCGATGTTATTAACCGCCATCTCACTGTCCCCAGTAACTCGGACGACAACATGCTGAAGAACATCGAGCTGTTCGATAAGCTCTCGCTGCGCTTTAACGGCCGCGTGCTCTTCATTAAAGACGTGATCGGAGACGAGATCTGCTGCTGGTCGTTTTACGGCCAGGGCAGGAAGATCGCCGAGGTGTGCTGCACCTCCATCGTCTACGCCACGGAGAAGAAGCAGACCAAGGTAAGGAGCAGGAAGGGAAACTCGCCCTGTGTTTAACCCCGTCAGAGCTTTATTACTGATTAAAATGGAGTCTAGGCGCCGTGTTGTAAGTTGATGTTTTTGGGTATTTCCTACTGAATTATAATCTGTATCGGTGGCCCCGCTGTACCACAGGTGGAGTTCCCCGAGGCACGGATCTACGAGGAGACGCTGAACATCCTGCTGTACGAGTGTCAGGACGGCCGCGGGCCCGACAACGCTCTTCTGGAGGCGACAGGGGGCGCTGCGGGACGCTCGCACCATCTGGACGAGGACGAGGAGCGCGAACGAGTCGACCGTGTGCGCAGGATCCACGTCAAGCGACCCGACGACCGCACGCATCACCACCAGTGACCTCTAATCCTCGTTTCTCTGACCTACAACCCCTGTGCCTTAATCATCCTGTCCCAACCCCCCGCCcgtgctttctttctcttccctcCCGTCGTATTGTTTGTCTGAACGAATGTAGCTGATTCTGAACCGACGCGGAAAGGCGTGTATTTGAATAGTGATGGAGTTGACTCTTATCGATGGCGTGAGCAGCAGTCAGGAGTCTTAAACTCAGCACTTTGACGTTCGGCCCTACACGTCACTGCAGTCGGGCAGCGTTCGCTTTTATCTGGTCGTGTATTGTGTGTGTCGCGTATTAACTGCTCCTACGATTCCTGTACTTCCGAGCATCGTGACCAGCGTCTCTGTGGCGACGGATTTGTTGATTTTCGTTGCTATTGATGCACTGAGAATAGAGATGCTGTAGCTCTTTATCCACCAGAGGGCAGCATTGTGCTCATTTCGCCCCTTTAGAAAGCAGGCTGTGGTCACGCTGAGCAATAACTCCCCCTATAAATCATGACAGCGATGTGTACTAGATGTGGTGGATTACACGGCGTCACTTCAccgtgtgctgtttaatgaatgaatgaattaacggCAGGCAGGTAACGGCGCGTCTCTCTGTGGGTCTCCGAGTTCTTGTGTTGAGCGAGTGAAACCCAGACGAACTGCAGCATGTGGACGGTGACTGTATTATTCGGATACTGATGGAGCGTTGCCACCCCCCTTCCCCGCCCCCATACATTACGGGGTCCTTCTCTGTGGTTTAACACACAGTTCACAGATCCAGGATCAGCTTCACATGAGTATAGTTTGTATCGAAAGTGTAGAACTGGTCCTGGATCAGCAGTAACGTGACTGGTCCAGAAGTGGCACGCTCGGTATTATTTTCGCTACAGTATGAAAGCTGATCCTAGATCAGTCAAGTCAGTCAAATAGAATTTCAGTTAAACTATGTCtcttgtttagtgtgtgtgtgtagtcacaTTGTGTCTGTGGCTAGTTTTATTAAAGGAACATTATGTAATCTGTATACTGTAGAGATGTTTGTACAGAAGCGCACACGATTTAAGAAATGTTTTACATACAATTATATTTATACACTCCTtatcacaaataaatatttctacaGATTTTCCAAGACCAGAATCTTTTTATTGCGCtcgtctttttatttatttaagtataaAACCTTGTGGTGAATATGGCTCCGTGTTACAGGTTCAGGAAATCGGTTATGATTACAGGTTATGAGTTGATTTTTAAATGAGGACTGAAGAGCAGGAACCACTGGGGAGGAAAACCCTGTTTGTGTGTAAGCCAGCTACGTTCAAACTTAATAATAAAGAGGAAAACGCTGAATTAAAGTCCGTTTAAAAACCTGAACGATAGTTTTGTCCTTGCAGAGCTGAGCTAGATGTTTATATCAGACAGAAGAGGCTGGTCTTCTTCACGACTCACATCAGCGGGACCTCACCCTCGGTGTGACCTGAAGTAAACAAGGTTAATGCTTTTACACTCACATAACCAACACTTTACAAACATCCGCGTTAATAAACCAGAAATAATGTTAAAGTTTGAAAATGAAGTTTGACAAAAGGCAGTATTATTTAATTCAGGTCTAAATTATTAGTAATTCAACCACATTAATATTGAGTATAGTGTTTGTCCAAGTAAGgattaaagtgaaataaaattgaacAGCGATGTGGTATAAACGTTAAATCACTAGAACTCAGGTCTAAGTGTAAACACTGAGACCCCTGCTGAACTTCTCATTCTTTTCCACAAACATTAATTCATGTCGATTATTAGCCACCGAGTGTATGTACTATCGGAAAATGGTCGAGCTTTCTCACCACCATCAGATGGCCGTTTTTGTCCTTGTACACCGTGGCTTCCTGTCCAGTGCTGAAGTCCACGAAGTTCTCCTTACCTCCGCTGATCTCAAACTTAATACTTAAACAGGACCACATGTCAGACCGTTAGCCGGATACATGACAGCGCAGATCACAGGAAGTTTAGTTTGTATAACAGGGTTAAGGACAGATGTAATGATTCATATTCAACTCATtgttttaatgaattatttctGAAACATTGAAGATAAAGACATGGGTCATTAGTGAAAGTTCTCACCTTGCCTGGAGCACGTTGATGGC of Ictalurus punctatus breed USDA103 chromosome 22, Coco_2.0, whole genome shotgun sequence contains these proteins:
- the kctd10 gene encoding BTB/POZ domain-containing adapter for CUL3-mediated RhoA degradation protein 3; the protein is MEEMSGESAVSSAVPAATTRTTSFKGSSPSSKYVKLNVGGALYYTTMQTLTKQDTMLKAMFSGRMEVLTDSEGWILIDRCGKHFGTVLNYLRDGVVPLPESRRETEELLAEAKYYLVQGLVDECQAALQNKDAYEPFCKVPLVTSPKEEQKLIATSNKPTVKLLYNRSNNKYSYTSNSDDNMLKNIELFDKLSLRFNGRVLFIKDVIGDEICCWSFYGQGRKIAEVCCTSIVYATEKKQTKVEFPEARIYEETLNILLYECQDGRGPDNALLEATGGAAGRSHHLDEDEERERVDRVRRIHVKRPDDRTHHHQ